One Defluviimonas sp. SAOS-178_SWC DNA window includes the following coding sequences:
- a CDS encoding L,D-transpeptidase family protein yields MSTADLVLTPMGLRFLGRTFPVSIGRSGIATDKREGDGGTPAGIHRIIGLLYRPDRVAARSLPAWAVPIHLEDRWCDAPVHPAYNHLVRKPFEPSPERLRRADPLYDLVLPLDWNWPDAIPGKGSAIFIHQWRRPGYPTAGCLAFSRPDLLFIARHAAPGTRVVIPGRV; encoded by the coding sequence GTGAGCACCGCCGACCTCGTCCTCACGCCGATGGGCCTGCGTTTCCTTGGCCGGACCTTCCCGGTCAGCATCGGACGCTCCGGCATCGCAACCGACAAGCGCGAGGGCGACGGCGGCACGCCCGCCGGCATCCACCGGATCATCGGCCTGCTCTACAGGCCCGACCGCGTCGCCGCCCGCAGCCTGCCGGCCTGGGCCGTACCCATCCACCTCGAAGACCGCTGGTGCGACGCACCCGTCCATCCGGCCTACAACCACCTCGTCCGCAAACCCTTCGAGCCGAGCCCGGAGCGCCTCCGCCGCGCCGATCCGCTCTATGACCTCGTCCTGCCGCTCGACTGGAACTGGCCGGATGCGATCCCTGGCAAGGGCTCGGCGATCTTCATCCACCAATGGCGCCGCCCCGGCTATCCGACGGCCGGCTGCCTTGCCTTCTCGCGGCCCGACCTCCTCTTCATCGCGCGCCACGCCGCGCCCGGCACCCGCGTCGTGATCCCCGGGCGCGTCTGA
- the ribA gene encoding GTP cyclohydrolase II has translation MPLGPDIVERLNRARADLRMGVPVLLSSGGISALAVAAEAIDPARFAALSALGPLTLAITARRAETLKARAYDDDLARLIVPEDATPAWITAIADPADDLRSPMKGPLHSRRDGDPTLARAAIALAKSARLLPAAVLVPVADGRALAVAEGLTLIDWDRAAPALSEAAAIHPVVSARLPMEAAEAGRLHVFRPEDGGEEHYAIEIGHPPRDRPVLARLHSACFTGDLLGSLKCDCGPQLRAALAQMGAEGAGVLLYLNQEGRGIGLANKMRAYSLQDQGFDTVEANHRLGFEDDERDFRLGAALLKKLGFSAVRLLTNNPAKIRMMDANGISVTERVPLKVGHTRHNEAYLATKAKKSGHLL, from the coding sequence ATGCCCCTCGGCCCCGATATCGTCGAACGTCTGAACCGCGCCCGGGCCGATCTGCGCATGGGCGTGCCGGTCCTACTGTCGTCCGGCGGCATCTCGGCGCTGGCCGTCGCGGCCGAGGCAATCGACCCGGCACGATTTGCCGCGCTGTCGGCGCTGGGCCCGCTGACCCTCGCCATCACAGCCCGAAGGGCCGAAACGCTGAAGGCGCGCGCCTATGACGACGACCTCGCACGGCTGATCGTCCCGGAGGACGCGACGCCGGCCTGGATCACCGCCATCGCCGACCCGGCCGACGATCTCCGCTCGCCGATGAAGGGGCCGCTCCACAGCCGCCGCGACGGCGACCCGACGCTGGCCCGCGCCGCCATCGCCCTGGCGAAATCCGCGCGGCTTCTGCCCGCGGCTGTTCTCGTCCCCGTCGCCGATGGCCGGGCTCTCGCGGTCGCCGAAGGGTTGACCCTCATCGATTGGGACCGCGCCGCTCCCGCCCTGTCTGAAGCCGCCGCCATCCACCCCGTGGTGTCCGCGCGCCTGCCGATGGAAGCCGCCGAGGCGGGCCGCCTTCACGTCTTCCGCCCCGAGGATGGCGGCGAAGAACATTACGCGATCGAGATCGGCCATCCGCCGCGGGACAGGCCGGTACTCGCGCGGCTGCATTCGGCCTGCTTCACCGGCGATCTTCTCGGCAGCCTGAAATGCGATTGCGGACCGCAGCTCAGGGCCGCGCTCGCGCAGATGGGCGCTGAAGGCGCCGGCGTGCTTCTCTATCTCAACCAGGAAGGCCGCGGCATCGGCCTAGCCAACAAGATGCGCGCCTATTCCCTTCAGGACCAGGGCTTCGATACGGTCGAGGCCAATCACCGCCTCGGCTTCGAGGACGACGAACGCGATTTCCGCCTCGGCGCCGCCCTCCTGAAAAAGCTCGGCTTCTCCGCCGTCCGGCTTCTCACGAACAACCCCGCCAAGATCCGGATGATGGACGCCAACGGGATCTCCGTGACCGAACGGGTGCCGCTGAAAGTCGGCCACACGCGCCACAACGAGGCCTACCTCGCCACCAAGGCGAAGAAATCCGGCCATTTGCTGTGA
- a CDS encoding response regulator transcription factor produces MANLKKILLVDDDEDLREALAEQLVSTEDFDVFEAGSGAEGIEKVKEGIYDLVILDVGLPDTDGRELCKKMRKQGVKCPILMLTGHDGDADTILGLDAGANDYVTKPFKFPVLLARIRAQLRTHEQSEDAIFQLGPYTFKPAMKMLIDERDRKIRLTEKETNILKFLYRATEGVVARDVLLHEVWGYNAGVTTHTLETHIYRLRQKIEPDPSNARLLVTESGGYRLVA; encoded by the coding sequence ATGGCCAACCTGAAGAAAATCCTGCTCGTCGACGATGACGAGGATCTGCGCGAGGCACTGGCGGAACAGCTTGTCTCGACCGAGGATTTCGATGTTTTCGAAGCCGGTTCCGGCGCCGAGGGGATCGAGAAGGTCAAGGAGGGGATTTACGACCTCGTCATCCTCGACGTTGGTCTTCCGGATACCGACGGGCGCGAGCTGTGCAAGAAAATGCGCAAGCAGGGCGTGAAATGCCCGATCCTGATGCTGACGGGCCATGATGGCGATGCCGACACGATCCTCGGTCTCGATGCAGGGGCCAACGATTATGTTACGAAGCCCTTCAAGTTCCCGGTTCTCCTGGCCCGGATCCGGGCGCAGTTGAGGACCCATGAGCAGTCAGAGGACGCGATCTTCCAGCTTGGGCCCTATACGTTCAAGCCGGCGATGAAGATGCTGATCGACGAGCGCGACCGCAAGATCCGTCTGACCGAGAAGGAGACGAACATCCTCAAGTTCCTCTACCGGGCGACCGAGGGTGTGGTGGCGCGCGACGTGCTGCTGCATGAGGTCTGGGGTTACAATGCCGGGGTCACGACCCACACGCTGGAGACGCACATTTACCGTCTTCGCCAGAAAATCGAACCAGATCCGTCCAATGCCCGCCTTCTTGTGACCGAATCCGGCGGTTATAGACTGGTCGCATGA
- a CDS encoding exodeoxyribonuclease III produces MTFTIATWNINSVRLREPLVRRLLSEEAPDILCLQECKSPVELIPTEGFAALGYRFMVARGQKGYNGVAILSKLPLTEVGAHDFVDLGHARHVAAQLENGVTIHNFYVPAGGDVPDREVNEKFGQKLDYVTAMRDWAHQEKPERAILVGDLNIAPREDDVWSHKQLLKIVSHTPVEVEHLADAQSAGNWVDVTRKDIPEGLLYSWWSYRSPDWNAADKGRRLDHVWATPDIAGAAHASRILRAARGWDQPSDHAPVFATFDL; encoded by the coding sequence ATGACCTTCACCATCGCCACGTGGAACATCAACTCGGTCAGGTTGCGCGAACCTTTGGTCCGCCGGCTGCTGAGCGAGGAGGCGCCCGATATCCTCTGCCTTCAGGAATGCAAGTCGCCGGTCGAACTGATCCCGACCGAGGGGTTTGCCGCACTGGGCTACCGATTCATGGTGGCGCGGGGCCAGAAGGGCTATAACGGCGTGGCGATCCTGTCAAAACTGCCGCTGACCGAGGTGGGTGCGCATGATTTCGTCGACCTCGGCCATGCCCGCCACGTCGCGGCGCAGCTGGAAAACGGGGTCACGATCCACAATTTCTACGTGCCCGCCGGGGGCGATGTGCCCGACCGGGAGGTGAACGAGAAATTCGGCCAGAAGCTCGACTACGTCACGGCGATGCGAGACTGGGCCCATCAGGAAAAGCCGGAGAGGGCGATCCTGGTCGGCGACCTCAACATCGCGCCGCGCGAGGACGATGTCTGGAGCCACAAGCAGCTTCTGAAGATCGTCAGCCACACGCCGGTCGAGGTCGAGCATCTGGCAGATGCTCAATCGGCCGGGAATTGGGTGGACGTCACGCGGAAGGATATCCCCGAGGGGCTCCTTTACAGCTGGTGGTCCTATCGGTCGCCGGATTGGAACGCCGCCGACAAGGGCCGCAGGCTCGACCATGTCTGGGCGACACCCGATATCGCCGGGGCTGCCCATGCGAGCCGCATCCTGCGCGCGGCGCGCGGCTGGGACCAGCCGTCCGATCACGCCCCGGTTTTTGCGACGTTCGATCTCTGA
- a CDS encoding Hint domain-containing protein, which produces MSWQILRQREGGVRRFCDMPSGRSLDRGTLVLELDLAALPQSKVPVVRVAPHREPGRIFAVEAMSDGRMHLLRRHGAEVNHLSVGLGREPTSGRLRLSYHWDRPRNLSLLTSENLTRGTIRQQEAPSALPILPEEISALFGAEAKSIRHPALDWVSLADHWQTVGPMPGFAPDTLIDTVNGPHPIAALRPGDRVLTADSGDQPVLWQGRVGAPAVGSLRTVRLIAPCFGLPNDVILRSGQRVALSGADVEYLFGDDMVLVEARHLVDGRTALWDEDVRIVVSHGLLLDRHALIRAGGVWTESLYLGRIGRNVELARSTVPGALAERGQMPLHHGPVRRELLEFEVHALRLARRNGRPPLAA; this is translated from the coding sequence ATGAGCTGGCAAATCCTTCGCCAGCGCGAGGGAGGCGTCCGCCGATTTTGCGACATGCCGAGCGGGCGAAGCCTGGATCGGGGCACCCTTGTGCTGGAGCTAGACCTCGCTGCGCTGCCACAATCAAAGGTGCCGGTGGTCCGGGTTGCCCCGCATCGCGAACCGGGGCGTATCTTCGCGGTCGAAGCGATGTCCGACGGACGCATGCACCTCCTCCGCCGTCATGGGGCGGAGGTTAATCATCTGTCCGTCGGTCTTGGCCGCGAGCCCACCTCCGGCCGCCTTCGGCTCAGCTATCATTGGGACCGACCACGCAACCTGAGTCTGCTGACGTCCGAGAATCTGACGCGTGGCACGATCCGCCAACAGGAAGCGCCCAGCGCATTGCCAATCCTTCCCGAGGAGATTTCGGCGCTCTTCGGTGCAGAAGCCAAATCGATTCGCCATCCGGCCCTGGACTGGGTCAGCCTCGCCGATCACTGGCAAACCGTCGGACCAATGCCCGGCTTCGCGCCGGACACCCTGATCGACACCGTCAACGGCCCCCACCCGATCGCCGCGTTGCGTCCTGGTGATCGTGTCCTGACCGCAGATTCAGGTGACCAGCCCGTCCTCTGGCAAGGGCGCGTCGGCGCACCCGCCGTCGGCTCTTTGCGAACCGTGCGGCTCATCGCGCCCTGTTTCGGACTGCCAAACGACGTGATCCTCAGATCGGGTCAGCGCGTCGCGCTGTCGGGCGCCGATGTCGAATACCTTTTCGGCGACGACATGGTCCTTGTCGAGGCCCGGCACCTCGTCGACGGTCGCACGGCACTATGGGACGAAGACGTTCGGATCGTGGTCAGCCACGGCCTGCTGCTCGACCGGCACGCGCTGATCCGGGCAGGTGGAGTCTGGACGGAAAGCCTCTATCTCGGCCGCATTGGCCGCAACGTCGAGCTCGCGCGCTCGACAGTACCCGGCGCCCTCGCCGAACGCGGGCAGATGCCGCTTCATCACGGCCCCGTCCGCCGTGAGCTTCTCGAATTCGAGGTCCACGCCCTTCGTCTGGCCCGTCGGAACGGCCGACCGCCTCTCGCGGCCTGA